Sequence from the Armatimonadia bacterium genome:
ATGTGGATATTGCGGGCCTGTGCAACGGTGCGGAAGGGCTCGACGCAGGTGGCCACCAGCCTGTCCAGCGGATGGGAGGCCAGAAGCTTGTACTCGGTGTGGGGCATCCCTCCGCGCAGATGGAACAGAGAAGAGCGAGCACGAGCGCCGAGACGCAGGACCTCGCTGAGGATGCGCTCGATGGGCTCCAGTATCTCCTGGTCATCGAGATGAGCCATGTCCTGCACGTAGAACTGCAGCCACTCACTCTCCTCGACAATGGTCTGCAGGCCCGCGTTGATCTCGTGGGTGGTCTGGGCGAGAAACTGCGTGTTGTCGGCGTTGGCCTGCTGGAGGTCGAGGAGCAGGCGGGCATTGCGGGCCCGCATCCCAACCTCGAAGTGGAAGCGCTCCAGGAAATCGTCACCGGCGGTCCGCAGCAGCGTCTCGGTGTGTCCGGGAAGCTGCGGGCCGAAGATGGTGACCGTAGAGCGCTCCCCGGCCTCGCCGAAGTCGCAGATCAGAGCCTGGGCGTCCGTGAAGGGCGGCTTCTCAGGCGAGATGCTGTGGAGGAAGGCTGCGATGGCGTCGGTGTCGGTGCAGATGGCAAAGGTAGCCTCACCACCGCCCAGGGGTGGGCGGGCGGGCAAGCGCAGACTGGGCAAGGGTGGCTCGCCACAGTCGCCGGAGCAGGCGATGGCCGAAAGCTCCTGCGCCCGCGGGAAGCTCTGGGTGTAGACGACGCTGTAGCGGAGGCGGAAGAAGTCGTTGATCCGCCCCAGAACCCCGGCGAGTCGAGCCTCCAGCTCGCGGTGGTTGGCGCAGGGCAAGCTGAGCTCCATCATGAGCTCTGTGAGCAGCAACTCCTGGCGCAGACGGCGCTCGACATCCCAGCGGTCCTGCCCCAGCTTGGCGATCGCCCCGGCGTGCTGCTCGAAGGTGGCGACGACCTGGGCCATGCCGTCCTTGCTGACCGCCTGGAGCTCCTCGGCAGCCTGGTACAGTTCGTCGGCGTCGAGGCCGGGAGTCTCAGCGGCGATCCCGCGAACATGGGCACGGAGGTCGTCGTCGGTGCCCTCCAGACGGTACTGGCCCGTGAGGAACACCGCGACTACACGATCGGCGACGATGATGGGGATGGCGACCTCGGCGACGCCCAGATGGCAGCGGCACCAGCTTGCGGTCGCCTCGGGTCCCTGGTCGAGAAGCTCCCGAGCCACGGCAAGGTCACACTCGCGGCAGCGACGCTCGCCCTCAGGGGCGGTGCCCATGAGTGTGCACAGGCGTGATCGGCTCTCCGCCTGGTTCCAGGGCGTGATGTAGCGGAAGCCCTCCCCGTAAGGCTCCAGAATGGCTACGGCCGTCTTGTGCTGAGTGGCGAGGCCGGCCTGGAAGGTCTCCAGTAGGGAGATGGGGACAACGTCGGACAGCCGCGCGATGGCGAAGGGCTGCACCGGCCGCTGTCGAGCATCACCGGCCGGGCGTGCTGGAGGCGTCGGATCAGGCTGCTGCTGCGAGGGTATCACAAAGGTCAATATAGGAGAGTGGGTCGGTTAAGTCAAGGAAAGGGCAGCTCAGCGGGGCAACAGCATCTCAGTCGCGAAGAGCTGGTACCTCTTGCATGGCCGACCGGCGGCCGATAGGATAGGTAAGGCACAGGCTGATCCCGAATAGCGCGACCGGCCCTCGTGACCCGTTGTCAACCCAATATCTCGTTCTTTGTGAGCTTGTCATGACCTCCTATCAACCAATCAGCCAGATCTATCTATATGATGAGCCCGATGCGGCGGGCCTGGACGTTGACGAGATTGGCGGGTTCATCGCTTCGCAGTTCCCGTCGGTTGAGGTCCAGCCCAGGGCCGACTTCGTCACCCACCAGTTCCGGCGCTTCACTCCTCAGCAGCGGACCGAGCTGGAGCGCGAGATGCTCAAGCAGTTCGAGCGTGCCCAGGTCAAGGACCTGGAGGTGATTGTCGGCGGCGGCTCGGTCGGCACCTACAAGAGCGAGGACCTGGGCCTGGTGTTCGACGCGGCGGCCTACCAGGCGATCCTGCGGCTGCTGACTGAGGAGACGGAGGCCGGACCGGATCACCTTCACGTGGTGTTCACCGAGAACCTGATCGGCTCGTGGCGGGAGGAGAAGACGCTATTCCAGCTCCAGCCGATCTGCCTCGGCGACCCGGCGATCGTGTCGACGACAGGGCTGGTCGAGGCACTGGCCAAGCCCCGGGAGTATGAGTACCGGCGAGCCCAACTGGCGATGCTCGGGATGGACACGGAAGCGCTGGAGGACCTGGCCGAGGACTTCGCGAGCTGCACCCTGGGCTACGGCGACCCGCGGCTGAATGAGGTCTGCAAGGGCTATGCGCTGATGGCCTGCATGCACCGGATGTTCGGCGAGGCCTTCTGCGACGACCCGGGCTGCCGACTGTTCAATGCGCGCACGCAGCCGGAGATGATGGCGGCCCAGTGCGGACCGAAGGCCGGTCTGTGTGAGCGGCACCAGGAGATGCTGGAAGGTGTGACCGGCCCGAAGGAGGACCAGGAGTAGCCCAGGAGTCCACGTAACGGCAACGGCACCTCACCCCCTTTGTTCCCCTCTCCACGCGGTGGAGAGGGGAACGGCAGAGGCCAAAGGCAACGGCGAGAGGCAACGGATCACGGCAAGGGCACCTCACTCCCCGGCCTTCTCTCCACTGGCGGCGGCAACGACTCGCCACCTTAGGAGAGTGGGAGAAGGGCAAAGGCGAAGGCCCTCGCCGGCTTCCTCTCTCAGAGGGAAAGGTTGCACTGCCACTCAGGACCCCGGCGTCGCGCTGACGTCGGGGTTTTCGTCTTCCCGAGGCGCCCCCGTCGTATCCTCTTTCACCTCACCTGGACGCACGAAGCGGCACATCGCCAGATAGGCGGTGACGACCATCGGAGGCAACCAGAGAAGCACCGGACGAAGGTGGTCGCGCACCAACTCGAAGGGTGCCCCCATGAGACTGATCTTGCGGACCATATCGGCGAAAGCGGTCAGCGGCAGGGCGTTGGCGACGGTCTGCAACCAGGTGGGCATCGCCATCAAGGGCCAGGTGAAGCCAGAGAGCATGAAGGCCGGGACAGACAGGCACAGCAGGACCTGGACTGAGGTCAGGGCAGTGCGGAAGAGCCCGGCCACGGTGAACCCGGCCAGCACCTGAACCAGAAGGAACAGCGCGGTCGTGGCCAACACCGGGCTCCAGCTTCCGTGGAAGGCAGTCCGGAACACGGAGAAGGGCAGATACAGGCCGAGGCAGCCCAGAGGAATCATGAAAAGGCACTGGACGAAGGTCTTCGCCAAAAGCACTTTGAGAGGGCTGCGAGTGAGGGCCAGGAGACTGCGGCGGTGCTTCTCCTCGCACTCAAGCCCCAGAGCGATCGCGGCGCCCATCATCGTCACCTGCTGCAGGGCGATGCAGACCAGTCCCATGAGCAGGAAGGTGCTGTAGTTGTAGGCGGGGTTGAACATGACCCGGAACTCGGCCTGGAGCGGGCTGATTCCGGGCATGAGGTGTCGGCGCGGTGTGCCGGTGAGCAGCAGACGCTCGGCCTGAGCCCCCGCGCTGTAGGTCGCGATGACCGTCCGCACCGAGCGGTAGGTCACGTTGGCTACCAGCGTGTTGCTACCGTCGACGAGCACTACCACCCTGGCTCCATGGCCGCGCTTGAGGTCGCGCTCGAAGTTCGCCGGAACCATCACGCACAGGTAGACCTGACCGCGCTTGACCGCATCGGCGAAGTCGTCGGTGGTCTCGCCGTAGCGCAGGATGTGGAGGTTGTCGGAGGCGTCGATGGCGGTGAGGAGGTCGCGCGACAGGGCTGAGTTGTCCTGATCGATGACCAGGATCGGGACCTCTCGCACCCGGCCGTACCAGTACACGCCGCCGAAGAGCAGACCGTAGAGGAAGGGTCCGCCCAGCATGATCAGGGCAAGGCGGGCGTCCGTGAAGATGCGTCGTAGCTCACGCAAGACGAGGCGCACCCAGCTACGCACTCGGCGTCGCCTCCTTGCGTCGAGCGAGACGGCGGAGGCGCCAGGCTCCGAGGTAGCCCACTAACAGGGCGACGCCGGACCAGATGGACAGGGCGAGGATCTGCGGCCCCAGGTACTCAGGACCTGCGTTCTGAAGGGTGATGCGCCGGACCGCCATGACGTAGGGAGACAGGGGCAGCGCGTAGGAGACGACCTGCAGCCCCGGTGGCATGGCGAAGGTGGGCCAGGTGTAGCCTGACAGCAGGTATGAGGGCATGGCGACCACGGCGAAGACCTCAGTGGTCTGGAGAGCGTCGCCGACGAGTGCGGAGACACCGGTACCGACAACCGTCAGGAGTGCGATCAACCAGGCGGTGAAGGCCACCAGCAGCCAGGGACTCCCGAGCATGGGCACATCCAGCAGCGCAGCGGGCAGGTACAGCGCCACCATGCAGGAGGGGAGCATGATGACCAGGTACGGGAGGGGCTTGCCGAAGACCACGGGCGTCAGGCGACGGGTGATCCGCGTCAGTTCAGCGGCTCGTCCCGGCTCGTGCTCGCGGGAACCGGCAGAGGCCACGAGCAGGAGCGTGAGAAGCTGCACCGCGATCATGACCAGGCCGAGGAGCATGAAGTTGGTGTAGTTGTAGTTGAAGGCGGGGTTGTACCAGAGGCGGTACTCGTCGGTGATCGGCCGGGCCACCGTGAGGACGTTGGTCGGCGAGGCCATACCCCGCAGCAGGTACTTTCGTGCGTCGATGCCCACGGAGTAGGTAGTGAAGACCGTGGAGGCGGCAGCGATGCTGACGTTGCCGATCAGGATGCTGGTGGCGTCGACGAAGACGGCGACCTTGGTTTCCTTGCCCGACTTGACGTCGCGCTCCATCCCCGGAGGGAAGACGACGAGGACGTTGGCGCGGCCCTTGATCGCGAGCGGCAGGAAGTCTTCGGGCTTGTCCAGGTAGCCGGCGAAACGGAAGGACTCACCGGCCTGCAGCGCCGTAAGGAGCTGGCGCGAGAGAGCGGAGTGGTCGGAGTCCACGACCACCAGCGGGACGTGGGTGACCTTCTTGTTCCAGTAGATGCCACTGAACAGCAGCGCATAGGCCAGCGGCACCAGCAGGGCAAGGACGAGACAAGTGGGACTCGCCACCAGGGCCGCAAACTCGCGGGCTGCAACTCGGCACGTCGCCCTGATCATGATCGGCTCGCCGTGGTCGGGATCTTCACCCGGGCCGTCATGCCGTTGCGCAGACGCGGGTCCTGGGAGAGTATCCTGACCACAACCTCCATGGATCGCACGTCGAAGGTGCCCTGCTCGTTGGTGGCCTTCTTGGTGGCAAAGTCGGCAGCTTGGGAGACCCGCAGGATCTGCCCATCGACCTCTGCATTGGCCAAGGCCGGTAGGACGACCTTCACGCGCTGGTTCAGGCGCAGGAAGCCGAACTTGGACTCGTCGGCATAGACCTTCACCTTGAAGTCCTGGGCCTTGACGATGGTGAAGAGCGGGAAGCCCGCGGAGACGATCTCGCCGGGGTCGGTCATCTTCTCGCTGATGAAGCCGGAGATGGGCGCAAGGATCTGCGTCTCGGACTGGTAGGCCTGGGCCTCGTCGACTTGCCCCTCAGCGGCCTCGGCTTTCATGCGCGCAGCTTCCTGGTCCTTCTGACGAATCTGGACCTGGAGCGCCGCGTCGCGGGCGAGCTTCAGTTGTGCCTCGGAGGCCGAGACGCCCGCCCGAGCCTGCTTGATCTCCTCGGGACGGGCACCCTCAAGAACCTCGCGCAGCTTCGCCTGTGCCTGGTCCAACTGCGCACGGGCAGCCAGGTGGAGGCGGGACTCCTGGGCCATTCGCAACTGGGCCTGGGCGGCGTCGACGCCTGCGCGAGCCTGGTCGAGGTCTTCCTTGCGAGCACCCTCACGGACAAGGCTCAGCTTGGCCTCAGCGGCCTCCTTCTGGGCCTTGGCGGCGAGGTACTGGTAGCGGATCTCGTCATCTTTCTGCTGGGCGATGACGCCCTCCTGGAAGAGCCCGTGGAAGCGTTCGTAGGTGGACTGGGCGGTGTCGTAGGCTGCCCGTGCAGCCTCGACGGCCTTCTCGGCCTGCGCGATCTCCTGCGGCCGGGCACCCTTGAGGGCCATCTCGAGCTTGGCCCTGGCGGCGGCGAGACCGGCCTCGGCTTGCTTGATCTGCTGGTCGTGGGCCCTGGTGGCGGTCTGGTAGGCCTCGCGAGCCTGGTCGACG
This genomic interval carries:
- a CDS encoding PocR ligand-binding domain-containing protein, translating into MQPFAIARLSDVVPISLLETFQAGLATQHKTAVAILEPYGEGFRYITPWNQAESRSRLCTLMGTAPEGERRCRECDLAVARELLDQGPEATASWCRCHLGVAEVAIPIIVADRVVAVFLTGQYRLEGTDDDLRAHVRGIAAETPGLDADELYQAAEELQAVSKDGMAQVVATFEQHAGAIAKLGQDRWDVERRLRQELLLTELMMELSLPCANHRELEARLAGVLGRINDFFRLRYSVVYTQSFPRAQELSAIACSGDCGEPPLPSLRLPARPPLGGGEATFAICTDTDAIAAFLHSISPEKPPFTDAQALICDFGEAGERSTVTIFGPQLPGHTETLLRTAGDDFLERFHFEVGMRARNARLLLDLQQANADNTQFLAQTTHEINAGLQTIVEESEWLQFYVQDMAHLDDQEILEPIERILSEVLRLGARARSSLFHLRGGMPHTEYKLLASHPLDRLVATCVEPFRTVAQARNIHIQIDESVRKLPHAAFDWEMLKIALMNLIDNAVKYSHFNRTIRIYGSRYDGQIRISVEDFGLGIPEAEYTRIFQPYVRGSQRDPRRFIWGSGLGLAVAREIVQTHGGDIEVKSVSTAKEPVRDPAHAWENHITTFTIRLPLRQEE
- a CDS encoding DUF6775 family putative metallopeptidase, with the protein product MTSYQPISQIYLYDEPDAAGLDVDEIGGFIASQFPSVEVQPRADFVTHQFRRFTPQQRTELEREMLKQFERAQVKDLEVIVGGGSVGTYKSEDLGLVFDAAAYQAILRLLTEETEAGPDHLHVVFTENLIGSWREEKTLFQLQPICLGDPAIVSTTGLVEALAKPREYEYRRAQLAMLGMDTEALEDLAEDFASCTLGYGDPRLNEVCKGYALMACMHRMFGEAFCDDPGCRLFNARTQPEMMAAQCGPKAGLCERHQEMLEGVTGPKEDQE
- a CDS encoding ABC transporter permease, whose translation is MRSWVRLVLRELRRIFTDARLALIMLGGPFLYGLLFGGVYWYGRVREVPILVIDQDNSALSRDLLTAIDASDNLHILRYGETTDDFADAVKRGQVYLCVMVPANFERDLKRGHGARVVVLVDGSNTLVANVTYRSVRTVIATYSAGAQAERLLLTGTPRRHLMPGISPLQAEFRVMFNPAYNYSTFLLMGLVCIALQQVTMMGAAIALGLECEEKHRRSLLALTRSPLKVLLAKTFVQCLFMIPLGCLGLYLPFSVFRTAFHGSWSPVLATTALFLLVQVLAGFTVAGLFRTALTSVQVLLCLSVPAFMLSGFTWPLMAMPTWLQTVANALPLTAFADMVRKISLMGAPFELVRDHLRPVLLWLPPMVVTAYLAMCRFVRPGEVKEDTTGAPREDENPDVSATPGS
- a CDS encoding ABC transporter permease encodes the protein MIRATCRVAAREFAALVASPTCLVLALLVPLAYALLFSGIYWNKKVTHVPLVVVDSDHSALSRQLLTALQAGESFRFAGYLDKPEDFLPLAIKGRANVLVVFPPGMERDVKSGKETKVAVFVDATSILIGNVSIAAASTVFTTYSVGIDARKYLLRGMASPTNVLTVARPITDEYRLWYNPAFNYNYTNFMLLGLVMIAVQLLTLLLVASAGSREHEPGRAAELTRITRRLTPVVFGKPLPYLVIMLPSCMVALYLPAALLDVPMLGSPWLLVAFTAWLIALLTVVGTGVSALVGDALQTTEVFAVVAMPSYLLSGYTWPTFAMPPGLQVVSYALPLSPYVMAVRRITLQNAGPEYLGPQILALSIWSGVALLVGYLGAWRLRRLARRKEATPSA
- a CDS encoding HlyD family efflux transporter periplasmic adaptor subunit — translated: MSTKAIRILAVVIVVVALSLTAVVLARTVLKRSQSVAPEAQYTLLEGTLEAPEVDVSSKIPGRLSALMVDEGDPVSAGQVIATLESKEVDAKVTQATGMLGAARAVHDQAGTAVGLQSLSTDDQIRQAQAGLAASKATLEMALNGPKSSQIAQVQAAVDQAREAYQTATRAHDQQIKQAEAGLAAARAKLEMALKGARPQEIAQAEKAVEAARAAYDTAQSTYERFHGLFQEGVIAQQKDDEIRYQYLAAKAQKEAAEAKLSLVREGARKEDLDQARAGVDAAQAQLRMAQESRLHLAARAQLDQAQAKLREVLEGARPEEIKQARAGVSASEAQLKLARDAALQVQIRQKDQEAARMKAEAAEGQVDEAQAYQSETQILAPISGFISEKMTDPGEIVSAGFPLFTIVKAQDFKVKVYADESKFGFLRLNQRVKVVLPALANAEVDGQILRVSQAADFATKKATNEQGTFDVRSMEVVVRILSQDPRLRNGMTARVKIPTTASRS